A single region of the Raphanus sativus cultivar WK10039 chromosome 1, ASM80110v3, whole genome shotgun sequence genome encodes:
- the LOC108852000 gene encoding uncharacterized protein LOC108852000 isoform X2, with the protein MCVTVICFSLTLSDDEPFLARIHGYFDAENSASYEITEDMFEKASYVKQLDHLTLVEIQELMVGVRSLEPIWRTKRQSKRMPLIRHLQALHRSLYTWVNHQIFTISQHPEGRRAMMMMEMPGTYQGLLRLMLVVMIVRNHQL; encoded by the exons ATGTGTGTGACTGTGATATGCTTCTCTTTAACGCTAAG CGATGATGAGCCGTTCCTTGCAAGAATTCATGGGTATTTCGATGCTGAGAATAGTGCTTCTTATGAGATCACTGAGGACATGTTTGAGAAGGCTTCGTATGTAAAACAACTTGATCACTTAACCTTAGTCGAAATTCAAGAACTGATGGTCGGAGTTAGATCCTTGGAACCAATTTGGAGAACCAAGAGGCAGAGCAAGAGAATGCCACTAATCAGGCATCTTCAG GCGCTACATAGATCGTTATATACTTGGGTTAACCATCAAATATTCACTATCTCTCAGCATCCCGAGGGAAG GAGGgcaatgatgatgatggagatgCCTGGAACGTATCAGGGCCTACTAAGGCTGATGTTGGTGGTAATGATCGTGAGGAATCACCAACTATAG
- the LOC108849341 gene encoding protein DETOXIFICATION 50-like encodes MGNPLLPKVSAFVNEAISVARISLPLVFPGLLLYFPYFVSLYFLEGLGRLTFAGGFLALTFADITGYSLFSGLTMGIGSICPPAFGAKRYYLFRATIRRGIILLLLTSIPVSLLWINIKKILEMLKQDEDLASEAQTFLLYSVPDLVAQSFLQPLRVYQSKTMPLSICTAIACVLHLPITLLLVSYLGFGIKGIALSGVVLNFNLVIFLCIYIAFLEEKLSSNEEVLEESYEDRMREWKKLLVLALPVADGNDYGVLVWVRIQGTLARDARGPDVLFDW; translated from the coding sequence ATGGGTAATCCACTACTACCAAAAGTATCCGCCTTCGTAAATGAAGCTATCTCAGTCGCCAGAATATCTCTCCCATTGGTCTTCCCAGGCCTACTCCTCTACTTCCCCTACTTCGTCTCTCTGTATTTCCTCGAAGGTCTCGGTCGCCTCACTTTCGCCGGAGGCTTCCTAGCTCTAACGTTTGCCGACATAACCGGTTACTCACTCTTCTCCGGTTTAACCATGGGCATCGGATCAATCTGCCCTCCAGCCTTCGGTGCAAAACGCTATTACCTCTTCCGAGCTACCATCCGGCGAGGAATCATACTCCTCCTCTTGACATCGATCCCTGTTTCACTTCTTTGGATCAACATCAAGAAGATTCTTGAAATGTTGAAACAAGACGAGGATCTCGCGTCTGAAGCTCAAACCTTTCTGCTTTACTCTGTTCCTGACCTCGTCGCTCAATCATTCTTACAGCCTTTGAGAGTTTATCAATCAAAGACTATGCCTTTATCAATCTGCACGGCGATCGCGTGTGTTCTCCACTTGCCCATCACGTTACTCCTCGTGTCGTATCTCGGGTTTGGTATCAAAGGTATCGCCTTGAGTGGTGTCGTGTTAAACTTCAACCTTGTCATCTTTCTTTGCATCTACATCGCTTTCTTGGAAGAGAAGCTAAGTAGCAATGAGGAGGTTTTAGAGGAGTCGTATGAAGATAGAATGAGAGAATGGAAGAAGTTGCTCGTTCTTGCACTACCGGTTGCCGATGGCAATGATTATGGcgttttggtttgggttcgtaTTCAAGGGACTTTGGCTCGGGATGCTCGCGGCCCAGATGTCTTGTTTGATTGGTAA
- the LOC108852000 gene encoding uncharacterized protein LOC108852000 isoform X3: MALNPSRVLNDMDSDDEPFLARIHGYFDAENSASYEITEDMFEKASYVKQLDHLTLVEIQELMVGVRSLEPIWRTKRQSKRMPLIRHLQEGNDDDGDAWNVSGPTKADVGGNDREESPTIGTAAPSSSKVVKKA, encoded by the exons ATGGCATTGAATCCTTCACGTGTTTTGAATGACATGGACAGCGATGATGAGCCGTTCCTTGCAAGAATTCATGGGTATTTCGATGCTGAGAATAGTGCTTCTTATGAGATCACTGAGGACATGTTTGAGAAGGCTTCGTATGTAAAACAACTTGATCACTTAACCTTAGTCGAAATTCAAGAACTGATGGTCGGAGTTAGATCCTTGGAACCAATTTGGAGAACCAAGAGGCAGAGCAAGAGAATGCCACTAATCAGGCATCTTCAG GAGGgcaatgatgatgatggagatgCCTGGAACGTATCAGGGCCTACTAAGGCTGATGTTGGTGGTAATGATCGTGAGGAATCACCAACTATAGGAACAGCAGCACCGTCATCTTCCAAGGTTGTCAAGAAGGCCTGA
- the LOC108852000 gene encoding uncharacterized protein LOC108852000 isoform X4 encodes MALNPSRVLNDMDSDDEPFLARIHGYFDAENSASYEITEDMFEKASYVKQLDHLTLVEIQELMVGVRSLEPIWRTKRQSKRMPLIRHLQHPEGRRAMMMMEMPGTYQGLLRLMLVVMIVRNHQL; translated from the exons ATGGCATTGAATCCTTCACGTGTTTTGAATGACATGGACAGCGATGATGAGCCGTTCCTTGCAAGAATTCATGGGTATTTCGATGCTGAGAATAGTGCTTCTTATGAGATCACTGAGGACATGTTTGAGAAGGCTTCGTATGTAAAACAACTTGATCACTTAACCTTAGTCGAAATTCAAGAACTGATGGTCGGAGTTAGATCCTTGGAACCAATTTGGAGAACCAAGAGGCAGAGCAAGAGAATGCCACTAATCAGGCATCTTCAG CATCCCGAGGGAAG GAGGgcaatgatgatgatggagatgCCTGGAACGTATCAGGGCCTACTAAGGCTGATGTTGGTGGTAATGATCGTGAGGAATCACCAACTATAG
- the LOC108852000 gene encoding uncharacterized protein LOC108852000 isoform X1, producing the protein MALNPSRVLNDMDSDDEPFLARIHGYFDAENSASYEITEDMFEKASYVKQLDHLTLVEIQELMVGVRSLEPIWRTKRQSKRMPLIRHLQALHRSLYTWVNHQIFTISQHPEGRRAMMMMEMPGTYQGLLRLMLVVMIVRNHQL; encoded by the exons ATGGCATTGAATCCTTCACGTGTTTTGAATGACATGGACAGCGATGATGAGCCGTTCCTTGCAAGAATTCATGGGTATTTCGATGCTGAGAATAGTGCTTCTTATGAGATCACTGAGGACATGTTTGAGAAGGCTTCGTATGTAAAACAACTTGATCACTTAACCTTAGTCGAAATTCAAGAACTGATGGTCGGAGTTAGATCCTTGGAACCAATTTGGAGAACCAAGAGGCAGAGCAAGAGAATGCCACTAATCAGGCATCTTCAG GCGCTACATAGATCGTTATATACTTGGGTTAACCATCAAATATTCACTATCTCTCAGCATCCCGAGGGAAG GAGGgcaatgatgatgatggagatgCCTGGAACGTATCAGGGCCTACTAAGGCTGATGTTGGTGGTAATGATCGTGAGGAATCACCAACTATAG